The region GATGTTGGCACCATCATGGACAACACCGATTGCACCGCTTCTTACAGCCGCGTATTCCCTAACCGCGCCGAAGCGGAAGAGACGCTGGCCGCGCTGAGCCAGCGCGCGCGTGAAGTTGAATCCGATCCGTGCGAAATCAAATCCACCTTCACGGAAGTGGATGGTGGCGTGCAGCTGGATATCGACTTTGTGTTCGCCTGCGAAGCGGAAACGCTGATTTTCCAGTTAGGCCTGCGTTAATTCCTGCGGCCTGGTGCCCTCACCCCAACCCTCTCCCACGGGAGAGGGCGCAAACACTAAAAACGGTAACCTACGGGTTACCGTTTTGCTTTTACCTCGGGGCATTTTCTTTTTCTTCTCTGTGCCTTAGCTCGCAATTTTTCGCTTCCCCGATTGGCTGAATGTAAAAAAATAGTTAAGACTATTATCAGGTCAGACCACTTAGTGTGCGCGCAAAATTTTTTTACAGGGGAGTGTTATGAGTCAGGCATTACCGCTTATCACCCGACACGGTGACCGCATTGCCATTGTCAGCGGGTTACGTACGCCGTTTGCGCGTCAGGCAACAGCCTTTCACGGTATACCGGCTGTCGATCTGGGAAAAATGGTGGTGGGGGAGATGCTGGCTCGCAGCGAGATCCCGCCAGAGGTTATTGAGCAACTGGTATTCGGCCAGGTGGTGCAAATGCCGGAAGCGCCCAATATCGCGCGTGAAATCGTGCTGGGCACAGGCATGAATGTTCACACCGATGCCTACAGCGTCAGCCGCGCCTGCGCCACCAGTTTCCAGGCAGTGGCGAACGTGGCGGAAAGCCTGATGGCGGGAACCATTCGCGCGGGGATCGCCGGAGGCGCGGATTCCTCATCCGTGCTGCCCATCGGCGTCAGCAAACAGCTGGCCCGCATCCTGGTGGATGCTAACAAAGCCCGCACTACCGGCGCGAAACTCAAACTCTTTTCGCGTTTACGCCTGCGCGATCTCATGCCCGTGCCACCTGCCGTTGCGGAATACTCCACCGGCCTGCGCATGGGGGATACCGCTGAACAGATGGCAAAAACCTACGGTATCACCCGAGAGCAGCAGGATGCGCTGGCGCATCGTTCACATCAGTTGGCAGCGAAAGCCTGGTCGGAAGGCAAACTGACCGACGAAGTGATGACCGCCTATGTGCCGCCTTACCGTGAACCACTCTCAGAAGATAACAACATTCGCGGCACCTCCACGCTGGCGGATTATGCGAAGCTGCGCCCGGCCTTTGACCGTAAACACGGTACAGTTACCGCAGCTAACAGTACGCCACTGACGGACGGCGCCGCCGCCGTGATCCTGATGACTGAATCCCGGGCGAAAGAACTGGGCATCACGCCGCTGGGCTATTTGCGCAGCTACGCCTTTACCGCCATTGATGTCTGGCAGGACATGCTGCTCGGTCCGGCCTGGTCCACGCCGCTGGCGCTGGATCGCGCAGGGCTAACGCTCTCCGATCTCACGCTGATTGATATGCACGAAGCCTTTGCCGCGCAAACGCTGGCAAACGTGCAGCTTATGGCGAGCGAGCGCTTTGCCCGCGACGTGCTGGGCCGCGCACATGCCACAGGTGAAGTGGATCAGAGTAAATTTAACGTGCTGGGTGGCTCCATTGCCTACGGTCATCCGTTTGCGGCAACCGGGGCGAGAATGATCACCCAGACTTTGCACGAGCTGCGTCGGCGTGGCGGCGGTTTTGGTCTCGTCACCGCGTGTGCGGCGGGCGGCCTGGGTGCAGCAATGGTTCTGGAGGCTGAATAATGGAAACGACATCTGCATTTAACCTGGCTGTTCGCCTCGATAACGTGGCCGTTATCACCATTGATGTGCCCGACGAAAAGATGAATACCCTGAAGGCCGAGTTCGGCGTTCAGGTGCGTGCGATGCTCAGACAGATCCGCGAAAACAAAGCCATTTGTGGTCTGGTGTTTATTTCGGGCAAGCCGGACAACTTTATTGCCGGGGCGGATATCAACATGATCGCCCGCGCGACAAGCGCTCAGGAAGCCGAAGATCTGGCGCGTCAGGGACAGCAGGTGATGGCGGAGATCCATGCGCTGTCGATACCCGTTGTCGCCGCGATCCACGGGGCCTGTCTGGGCGGCGGGCTTGAGCTGGCGCTGGCCTGCCACAGCCGCATTTGTACCGACGATGCGAAAACGGTGCTCGGACTGCCGGAAGTACAGCTTGGGTTGCTGCCCGGTTCTGGTGGAACGCAGCGCCTGCCGCGTCTGGTGGGCGTCAGTACGGCGCTGGAGATGATTTTAACCGGTAAACAGCTGCGCGCCCGTCAGGCGTTAAAGGCGGGTCTGGTTGATGAGGTCGTTCCGCACACAATCTTGCTTGAAGCCGCCGTTGAGCGGGCGCTGAAAGGTCGTCAGGCGAAACGTCCCCTGCCGGTGCGCGAGCGTATCCTCGCCGGGCCGCTGGGCCGCGCGCTGCTGTTCAATAGGGTGGGTAAAAAAACCGGGCAAAAAACCAAAGGGAACTATCCGGCAACGACGCGCATTCTGGAGGTGATTGAAACCGGTTTATCCCAGGGGAGCAGCAGCGGTTATGCCGCGGAAGCGAAAGCGTTTGGCGAGCTGGCGATGACGCCGCAGTCGCAGGCGTTGCGAAGTATTTTCTTTGCCAGCACAGAGGTGAAAAAAGATCCGGGCAGCGAAGCTGAACCGGCTCCGCTGCGCGCCGTTGGCGTTCTGGGTGGTGGGCTGATGGGCGGCGGCATCGCGTTTGTCACCGCCAGCAAAGGCAAATTGCCCGTACGTATCAAAGATATCAACCCTAAGGGCATCAACCACGCGTTGCAGTACAGCTGGCAGAACCTTGATCGCAAAGTGAAACGCCGCCATATCAAGGCCAGTGAACGCGATAAAACCCTCGCGATGATCACTGGCACTACCGATTACAGTGGGTTCGCACATCGCGATCTGGTTATTGAAGCCGTGTTCGAAGATCTGGCCCTTAAGCAGCAGATGGTGGCGGACGTTGAGCAGCACTGCGCGCCGCACACCATTTTCGCGTCAAACACCTCATCTTTACCGATCGGCGACATCGCGGCGAAAGCTGCGCGCCCGGAGCAGGTGATAGGGCTGCACTATTTCAGCCCTGTCGAAAAAATGCCGCTGGTGGAGGTGATCCCGCATGCCACAACCAGTCCACAAACTATTGCCACCGTGGTGAAGCTGGCGAAAAAGCAGGGCAAAACCCCCATTGTGGTCGCGGATAAAGCTGGCTTCTACGTTAACCGCATTCTGGCGCCGTACATTAACGAAGCGATGCGGTTGCTGACGGAAGGGGAGAAAATCGAGCACGTCGACGAGGCGCTCGTAAAGTTTGGCTTCCCCGTCGGTCCAATCCAACTTTTGGATGAGGTGGGAATAGACACCGGCACTAAAATTATACCTGTGCTGGAAGCCGCATATGGCGATCGTTTTGCGCCGCCTGCAAACGTTGTTTCTGCAATTTTGAAGGACGATCGCAAAGGCAGAAAAAATGAACGCGGTTTCTATCTTTACGCCGCGAAAGGGCGTAAAAGCAAGAAACAGATCGACCCTTCAGTTTATGCGCTTATTCCTGTTACGGGTCAGGGAAAACTGTCGGCGGTTCAGTGTGCTGAGCGCTGTGTGATGATGATGCTCAATGAAGCGGCGCGCTGCTTTGGTGAGCAGGTTATCAAAAGCGCGCGCGACGGCGACATCGGCGCCGTGTTTGGTATCGGTTTTCCGCCATTCCTTGGCGGCCCGTTCCGGTATATGGATACCCTCGGGGCGGGTGAAGTGGTTGCGATCCTGCAACGTCTGGCCTCGCAATACGGTCCACGGTTTACCCCGTGTGACGAATTATTGCAGATGGCGGAACGGGCTCAGACATTCTGGCCCGCAAGGGAAACTGATTGCGTAAACTGAAGTCAAAGAAGGGTAAATCCTGTGGTGAATGAACCTGTTCTGGCGAAATTGTAAACAGAGATTGACTATACTTACGCCATTGAGGTAAAAAACAGCGTTTCATTCACCGAATGGATCAGGCACAATGCCCGACCATCGGGTTTTCTACCTCAGAGCATTAATCGCGGGTAGTTAACGCCGGTGATTCTGGTTAACAAAAGCGGTGCAATATGCAAGTTTTTATCATGCGTCACGGCGACGCGGCACTCGATGCCGCCAGTGACTCAGTACGTCCTTTAACCGTCTGTGGCTGTGACGAATCCCGTCAGATGGCGACATGGCTTAAAGGTCAAAAAGTGGACATTGAACGCGTTCTGGTGAGTCCGTTCCTGCGGGCAGAACAGACGCTGGATGTGGTAGGGGAGTGTATGAACCTGCCTTCCAGTGTGGATGTTCTCCCTGAACTCACGCCGTGTGGCGATGTCGGTCTTGTCAGTGCTTATCTTCAGGCGCTGTGCAATGAAGGTGTCGCTTCCGCACTGGTCATTTCCCACCTGCCGCTGGTCGGCTATCTGGTATCTGAGCTGTGCCCGGGCGAAACGCCACCGATGTTCACGACGTCCGCCATTGCCAATGTCACCCTCGACGAAACCGGCAAAGGGGTCTTTAACTGGCAAATGAGTCCGTGCAACCTGAAGATGGCAAAAGCGATCTGACGTGACGTGCGATATGGCGGGGTGCGACGGCGCCTCCCGCCATCCTGTCAGGGCAATTCCGGCGGCTGCCACTCCTCCACTTCAATCAGTACCAGCAATGCGGCATCTCCGCCGTACTCTTTTGGCGCCTGATGAAAAGCCATGACGTGTGGATGCTGAGCCAGCCACAGCGGTGTCTGCTGCTTGAGAATATGTTTGCCGTGGCCGTGCATCACGCAGGCGCAAAAAACATGCTCGCGACGACATGCCGCGATCAGCGCCCCCAGCTCCTGTTTCGCCTGCATCTGGGTCAACCCATGCAGATCGAGGAACAGCTCCGGCGAATAATCTCCCCGGCGTAATTTTTTCAGTTCAAAATGGCTGACGTCTTCGCGCACGTATTTCACCGCACCCTGAGTATTAAGCAGCGGCTGAAACTCATCTGAAAAATAGTGGCTGTTATCGACCTGCTCCTGAAGCAACCGTTTGACCGGTACCTCGCTGACTTTTTTACGCTGCGGGCGATGGACAATGGTGTCGTGCGTGATTTGACGCGTCCCGGTCATCAGCTGACGGAAGAGAGCCTGATCCTCCTCGCTGAGCGATGTTTTCTTTTTCATTCGTCATTCTCATCTCGTATTTCCGATAGTGTACCCGACTAAACGCATTTTTTAACCTCAAGCGGTACGTGTCATTGCTGATTTATCGCCGTCTTCATGGCAAACTAGCCGCCGAAAATTATGCGAGCATGCCCTGGAGGAAAGAGTGGATAAAATTTTTGTCGATGAAGCAGTAAACGAGCTGCATACCATACAGGACATGTTGCGCTGGTCGGTTAGCCGCTTCAGCGCCGCCAATATCTGGTACGGTCACGGTACGGATAACCCGTGGGACGAAGCCGTTCAGCTGGTGCTGCCGTCTCTCTACCTGCCACTGGATATTCCGGAAGACATGCGCACCGCGCGCCTGACCTCCAGTGAAAAACACCGCATCGTTGAGCGCGTGATCCGTCGCGTGAACGAGCGTATTCCGGTAGCTTACCTGACCAACAAAGCCTGGTTCTGCGGCCACGAGTTCTATGTCGATGAACGCGTGCTGGTGCCGCGCTCGCCGATTGGTGAACTGATCAACAACCACTTTGAAGGCCTGATTAACCATCAGCCGCAGCACATTCTCGATATGTGCACCGGCAGCGGCTGCATCGCGATTGCCTGCGCGTACGCCTTCCCGGAAGCGGAAGTGGACGCCGTCGATATCTCCACCGACGCGCTGGCCGTCGCCGAACACAATATCGAAGAGCACGGGCTGATCCATCACGTCACGCCTATCCGCTCTGACCTGTTCCGCGACCTGCCGACGCTGCAATACGACCTGATCGTCACCAATCCGCCGTACGTGGATGCAGAAGACATGTCCGATCTGCCGAACGAGTACCGTCACGAGCCGGAGCTGGGCCTGGCGTCAGGTTCTGATGGCCTGAAGCTGACCCGTCGCATCCTGGCCTGCGCGCCGGATTATCTGACCGACGACGGCGTTCTGATTTGTGAAGTGGGCAACAGCATGGTACATCTGATAGAGCAGTACCCGGATGTGCCGTTCACCTGGCTTGAGTTCGACAACGGCGGTGACGGCGTCTTTATGCTGACTAAAGCGCAGCTGCTTGATGCACGCGAATACTTCAGCATTTACAAAGATTAATCCAGCGGGCTTCGGCCCGTTTCACAACGCTCAAACACAAACAACAACATCGGAGCCGTGATGGCAGGAAACAGTATTGGACAGGTATTCCGTGTGACCACCTTTGGCGAGTCGCACGGTCTGGCACTGGGTTGTATCGTTGATGGCGTCCCGCCAGGCATCGAACTGACCGAAGCCGATTTACAGCATGACCTCGATCGTCGTCGTCCCGGAACCTCTCGCTACACCACGCAGCGTCGCGAGCCGGACCAGGTCAAAATTCTCTCTGGCGTCTTTGAGGGCCGCACCACCGGCACCAGCATCGGTCTGCTGATTGAAAACACCGATCAGCGCTCTCAGGACTACGGTGCGATTAAAGACGTCTTCCGCCCGGGCCACGCCGATTACACCTACGAGCAAAAATATGGTTTTCGCGACTATCGCGGCGGCGGGCGCTCTTCCGCACGTGAAACCGCGATGCGCGTGGCGGCAGGGGCGATTGCCAAAAAATATCTCCAGCAGAAATGCGGCATCGTTATCCGCGGCTGTCTGACCCAGATGGGTGACATTCCACTGGCGATCAAAGACTGGGATCAGGTAGAACTTAACCCGTTCTTCTGCGCCGATGCGGATAAGCTGGACGCGCTGGACGAGCTGATGCGTGGCCTGAAAAAAGAGGGCGACTCCATTGGCGCGAAAGTCACCGTGGTAGCCGACGGCGTCCCGGCGGGCTGGGGCGAGCCGGTATTTGACCGCCTCGACGCCGATATCGCCCACGCGCTGATGAGCATCAATGCGGTGAAGGGCGTAGAGATTGGCGACGGCTTCGACGTGGTGGCGCTTCGCGGCAGCCAGAACCGCGACGAAATCACGAAGGCGGGTTTCCAGAGCAACCATGCGGGCGGTATTCTCGGCGGTATCAGCAGCGGACAGCAGATTATTGCCAATATTGCGCTGAAGCCAACCTCAAGCATTACCGTGCCGGGCCACACGATTAACCGCGCTGGCGAAGAAGTTGAGATGATCACCAAAGGGCGTCACGATCCGTGTGTGGGGATCCGCGCGGTGCCGATCGCCGAAGCGATGCTGGCGATCGTGCTGATGGATCACTTCCTGCGCCAGCGCGCGCAGAATGCGGATGTGACGACCACCCTTCCACGCTGGTAACTATGAAAAAAACCGCAATCGCGCTGCTGGCGCTGTTGGCCAGTGGAGCAAGCCAGGCCGCCACGCCGTGGCAGAAAATCACTCACCCGGTGGCGGGGAGCGCGCAGTCCATTGGCGCTTTCTCCAACGGGTGTATCGTCGGTGCGCAGGCGCTGCCGTTGCAGTCAGATAGGTATCAGGTGATGCGTACCGATCAGCGCCGTTATTTCGGTCATCCCGATCTGCTGCTGTTTATTCAGCGTCTTGGGAACCAGGTGCATAACCTGGGGCTGGGGACGATGCTGATTGGCGATATGGGGATGCCTGCCGGTGGTCGCTTCAACGGCGGTCACGCCAGCCACCAGACCGGACTGGATGTGGATATCTTCCTGCAATTGCCGAAAACGCGCTGGAGTTCGGCGCAGTTACTGAAACCGCAGGCGCTGGATCTGGTCTCGGCCGACGGTAAACGGGTCGTCGCCTCGCGATGGTCGCCGGAAATTTCCAGCATGATTAAGCTGGCGGCAGAGGATAACGACGTCACGCGGATCTTTGTTAACCCGGCTATCAAGCAGCAGCTTTGCCTCGATGCGGGAACGGATCGCGACTGGCTGCGTAAAGTGCGCCCGTGGTTCCAGCACCGGGCGCATATGCATGTTCGCCTGCGCTGCCCGGCGAACAGCCTGGAATGTGAAGATCAGCCGCTGCCACCGCCTGGCGATGGTTGCGGTTACGAACTGCAAAGCTGGTTTGAACCGGCTAAGCCTGGAACCTCTAAGCCTGAGAAGAAGACACCGCCTCCGTTGCCGCCTTCCTGCCAGGCGCTACTGGATGAGCATGTACTTTAATGGATAATTTCGTCGATCTGTTCATGGTGTCACCGCTGCTGCTGGCGGTGCTCTTTTTTGTTGCGATGTTAGCCGGATTTATCGATGCCCTGGCAGGCGGCGGCGGGTTGCTCACCGTGCCCGCGCTGCTGGCGGCAGGCATGAGTCCAGCCCAGGCGCTCGCCACCAACAAACTCCAGGCGTGTGGCGGCTCGCTCTCCTCCTCGCTCTATTTCATTCGGCGCAAAGTGGTGAATCTCGCCGATCAGAAGCTCAATATCCTGATGACGTTTATTGGCTCGACGGCGGGTGCGCTGCTGGTCCAGCACGTGCAGTCCGATATTTTGCGCCAGATCCTGCCGCTGCTGGTTATCTGTATCGGCCTCTATTTCTTACTGATGCCAAAGCTCGGGGAAGAAGATCGACAGCGTCGTCTTCACGGCCTGCCGTTTGCGCTGATTGCCGGTGGCTGCGTCGGTTTTTACGACGGATTCTTTGGCCCGGGGGCTGGCTCGTTTTATGCGCTGGCGTTCGTGACGCTGGCCGGGTTTAACCTCGCCAAATCCACCGCCCACGCTAAAGTTCTCAACGCGACCTCCAACGTTGGCGGTCTGCTGCTGTTTATCATTGGTGGCAAGGTTATCTGGGCGACCGGCTTTGTGATGATGGCAGGGCAGTTTTTGGGCGCGCGCGCAGGCTCGCGTCTGGTATTAAGCAAAGGGCAAAAGCTGATCCGTCCGATGATTGTTGTCGTCTCGGCGGTGATGAGCGCCAAACTTCTTTATGACAGCCATGGACAGGAGATCCTCACCTGGCTGGGGATGAACTAATGAACAGTACGCATAAATATGAACAGCTGATTGAGATTTTCGATAGCTGTTTTGCTGAAGATTTTAATACCCGTCTGATTAAAGGCGACGACGAACCGATCTATCTTCCTGCTGATGACGAGGTTCCGTATAACCGCATCATCTTTGCCCACGGCTTTTACGCCAGCGGTTTGCACGAAATTTCGCACTGGTGCATCGCGGGGAAAGCGCGTCGCGAGCTGGTGGACTTCGGTTACTGGTACTGCCCGGACGGTCGCGACGCCGCCACCCAGGGGCAGTTCGAAGATGTGGAGGTGAAACCCCAGGCGCTGGAATGGCTGTTCTGCGTGGCGGCGGGTTTCCCGTTCAATGTGAGTTGTGACAATCTCGAAGGCGACTTCGAGCCAGACCGTATCGTCTTCCAGCGCCGCGTTCATGCGCAGGTGATGGAATATCTTGAGAAAGGCATCCCGGAACGTCCGGCGCGCCTGATCGGGGCTTTACAGAATTATTACCACACGCCGGAGATCACGGCGGAATGCTTCCCTTGGCCGGAAGATCTTTAACAGAGGAAAGAAGATGATCGCAGAATTTGAATCACGCATTCTGGCGTTAATTGATGACATGGTGGAACACGCCAGTGACGATGAGCTGTTCGCCAGCGGTTATCTGCGTGGTCACCTGACGCTGGCGGTCGCCGCGCTGGAAGCCGGGGACGATCACTCTGCCGACGCCGTTCACGCGGAAGTCACTCGCAGCCTGGAAAACGCTATTCAGGCCGGGGAACTCTCTCCGCGCGACCAGTCTTTAGTGCTGGGCATGTGGGACAACTTGTTCCAGCAAGCCAAACGCTAAATCTTCCCTCTCCCCTTTGGGGAGAGGGTCAGGGTGAGGGGCACAAACCGCACCCTACTTAACCTTCTTCCCCTTCAGCAATTTACGTACCCACAGTCGGTTCGGATTCAGTCCTGCGAGCGTAACCCTGTCCAGTGGAATCGGCTCATCGCTCATTTGCGCGGCCAGCACTTCAGCCAGCAACGGCGCGGAACACAATCCCCGCGAGCCTAAGCCACCCAGCATAAACAGTTCTGGATAAACGGGCGCACTTACCGCCGTTTCTTTGTTGTCTGCAAGATCCTGATAGACTTCAAGCGTGGCGTCATAGTCCGGTACGTTTCCCGCCATCGGTAGATGATCGCGGGTCGCACAGCGCACGCCGCAGCGCGCCTGACCCTCGCTGACATCCACCTCTTTTGCCCACGCCGCATGCGGGAAACAATCAATCAGCCGCTGGCGGTTTTGCTGCTGATCCGCTTCGCTGTACTGCATATCTGTTTCACCGCGATGGTAGCTGGCACCGATGCAGTGATGGCCGTTGGACGGATTTTGCGGCGTCAGGTAGCCGTCGTAACACAGCACCTGGCGCAGCTTGCTCAGTTGGGGCGCGGCAGGGATATGGCTCACCTGGCCGCCGACTGGATAGACCGGCAATGTTTCGGTCTGCATAAACTGGCTGATGTTGTGCCCGTTTGCCAGCACAACGCTGGCATGCAGCGCCGCTTTGCCATCAGCAAAATGAAGCTCCCACCGCTCTGACCGGCTAAGTGATTCAACCTTGTGGCCATAGCGCACCGCCAGCCCGCGTGACTGGGCCAGGGCCATCACCGCAGCGGTCAGTTCAGCGGGGCACAGCCAGCCGCCGAGAGGATACTGAATGCCGCCACAGCCGGTGTCGACGCCAGTGGTCTCAGCAACCTGCTGCGCCGTCACGGCATGGGCGATGGCCTCCGGCAGACCCAGCGACAGCATTTGTGTGATCTTCTGCTGGCTCTTCTCATCCCAGCCGAGCTGCGTCACGCCGCACCAGTCGTGATCAAACTTAACCGGCAGGCTATCGTAAAGGCGACGAGCAAACGTAAACGCCGCCGGGAAGAACTGGAACAGGGCCGGATCGTGTGAACTTAATAAGGGATAAAGAGCGCCCTGGCGGTTGCCTGATGCACCCGTCGCTGGGGCCTCGTCAGCGCAGTAGAGCGTCACCTGCCAGCCACGGTGCAGCAGCGCCAGCGAGAGCAGGGCGCTGGCAATACCGCCGCCCACTATGGCGACCTCACGCGACGTGCTGGGGCGACGGGCAAACCAGGAGGCCTGCGCCGGGATCGCCAGATCCTGTTCCATCTCCCCGACCAGCATGTCGCGTTTGCGGCCAAAGCCTTTGGTTTTCCGCATGGTAAACCCCGCCTCCTGCAACCCACGGCGGACAAAGCCCGCGGAGGTGAAGGTGGCAAGCGTCGCGCCCGGGCGCGCCAGACGTGCCATGGCGCTGAACAGGTGTGGACTCCACATATCCGGGTTTTTGGCGGGCGCAAAACCGTCCAGGAACCAGGCGTCCACCTTCTGATTCATGGTGTCATCGAGCTTATCGGTCAGGTCGTTAATGTCGCCCAGCCACAGGTCGAGCGTGACGCGTCCGTCGTCCAGAACCAGACGATGACAGCCACCGATGTGAGACGGCCACTGGGCCTGAAGCTGTTCCGCCCAGTGGGCAAGCTCCGGCCAGCGCTGATGGGCACGCCGCAGATCGTGCGCGGTAAGCGGAAATTTTTCGAAACTGATGAAATGTAATCTTTGTAAGGTAGCCTCGGGGTGTGCAGCGCGAAACTGGTCGAACGCCTGCCAGAGTGTCAGAAAATTCAGTCCGGTGCCGAAACCGCTCTCCGCTACGACAAACAGGCTGCGCGGATGAACAGGGAAGCGGGTGCTGAGATGATTTCCTTCGAGGAAGACATAGCGCGTCTCTTCCAGTCCGTTATCATTAGAAAAGTAGACGTCATCAAAATCTCGGGAAACAGGTGTACCCTCAGCGTTGAATTCGAGGTTGGCAGGTTGTATGGCGTTTTGTTTCACGTAAGTTACTCGTCCGACAGGCAGTGGCACGATCTTAACGATGTGAGCCTGTCGGTGCAAATTTCCACAGAAAATGGCTGATCGGACTTGTTCGGCGTACAAGTGTACGCTATTGTGCGACTCGAAACTTTTTATAGTGCGACTTACAGAGGTATTGAATGAAACGTGCAGTGATTACTGGCCTGGGCATCGTTTCCAGCATCGGTAATAACCAGCAGGAAGTCCTGGCATCTCTGCGTGAAGGACGCTCCGGGATCACTTTCTCTGAAGAGTTTAAAGATTCTGGAATGCGTAGCCACGTATGGGGTAACGTTAAACTGGACACCACCGGTTTAATTGACCGTAAAGTGGTTCGTTTCATGAACGATGCCTCTATCTACGCCTATCTTTCCATGCAGGAAGCGATCAAGGATTCTGGTCTGAGCGAAGACGTTTACCAGAACAACCCACGCGTGGGCCTGATTGCAGGTTCCGGCGGTTCCTCTAAAGCGCAGGTGTTCGGTGCTGACGCTATGCGTAGCCCGCGCGGCCTGAAAGCGGTCGGTCCATACGTTGTGACCAAAGCGATGGGTTCTGCGGTATCTGCGTGCCTGGCAACGCCGTTCAAAATCCACGGCGTGAACTACTCCATCAGCTCCGCGTGTGCGACCTCCGCGCACTGTATCGGTAATGCGGTTGAGCAGATCCAGCTGGGCAAACAGGACATCGTCTTTGCTGGCGGCGGCGAAGAGCTGGGCTGGGAAATGGCCTGTGAGTTCGACGCAATGGGCGCACTGTCTACCAAATACAACGAAACGCCAGACAAAGCATCCCGTACCTATGACGCACACCGCGACGGTTTTGTTATCGCGGGCGGCGGCGGCATGGTCGTGGTTGAAGAGCTGGAACACGCGCTGGCGCGTGGCGCCCACATCTACGCTGAGATCGTGGGCTACGGCGCAACGTCTGACGGCGCTGACATGGTTGCTCCATCCGGCGAAGGCGCGGTGCGCTGCATGAAGATGGCGATGCACGGCGTTGATACCCCAATCGACTACCTGAACTCCCACGGTACCTCTACTCCGGTAGGCGACGTGAAAGAGCTGGGTGCGATCCGCGAAGTGTTCGGCGACAACAGCCCGGCTATCTCTGCCACCAAAGCCATGACCGGTCACTCTCTGGGTGCGGCGGGCGTGCAGGAAGCGATCTACTCTCTGCTGATGCTGGAAAACGGCTTTATCGCCCCGAGCATCAACATCGACGAGATGGACGAGCAGGCGGCTGGCCTGAACATCGTGACCGAAACCACCGAACGTGAGCTGACGACCGTTATGTCCAACAGCTTCGGCTTCGGCGGCACCAACGCCACGCTGGTGATGCGCAAGCTGAAAGCGTAAGCGTTTGAAGGTATAGTAGAAGGGAGCCGCGCGGCTCCCTTTTTTATGCCTGAACACGGAGTTATGCATGAAGGCTGCTACCCCTGAGAAGATCGCTCCTTCCGGGAACCTTTCCCTTTTCCGCATCGCCTTTGCGGTGTTTCTGACCTATATGACCGTTGGCCTGCCGCTGCCGGTGATCCCCTTGTTTGTTCACCAGGAGCTGGGCTATGGCAACACCATGGTCGGTATTGCGGTGGGCATTCAGTTTTTAGCGACGGTATTAACCCGGGGCTACGCCGGTCGCCTGGCGGATCAGCACGGTGCAAAACGCTCGGCGTTGCAGGGCATGTTTGCCTGCGGGCTGGCGGGGGGAGCCTGGCTGCTGGCGGCACTGTTACCGATTGAGGCAGCGTATAAATTCGCGCTGCTGGTGGCAGGGCGCCTGATCCTCGGCTTTGGCGAAAGCCAACTGCTGACCGGCACCCTGACCTGGGGAATGGGGCTGGTGGGG is a window of Enterobacter hormaechei ATCC 49162 DNA encoding:
- the fabB gene encoding beta-ketoacyl-ACP synthase I, which codes for MKRAVITGLGIVSSIGNNQQEVLASLREGRSGITFSEEFKDSGMRSHVWGNVKLDTTGLIDRKVVRFMNDASIYAYLSMQEAIKDSGLSEDVYQNNPRVGLIAGSGGSSKAQVFGADAMRSPRGLKAVGPYVVTKAMGSAVSACLATPFKIHGVNYSISSACATSAHCIGNAVEQIQLGKQDIVFAGGGEELGWEMACEFDAMGALSTKYNETPDKASRTYDAHRDGFVIAGGGGMVVVEELEHALARGAHIYAEIVGYGATSDGADMVAPSGEGAVRCMKMAMHGVDTPIDYLNSHGTSTPVGDVKELGAIREVFGDNSPAISATKAMTGHSLGAAGVQEAIYSLLMLENGFIAPSINIDEMDEQAAGLNIVTETTERELTTVMSNSFGFGGTNATLVMRKLKA